GTTTCGGCAACGCTCGCCGAGTCTTGCTCTACGACTTCGGTTTTGCGGAACCCTTCTTCCATACGAGGATCGTCAGGGTCTGTGCCCAAAGAATCCGTCACTGAAAGGTCCGCGGCCTCAAGCCTGTCTTTCCAAGGAATCCAAGCCGGTGCCAACAGCGAATCCTTCGTGGGAACCAAGGTGGATTCGTTGACACTCCATGAATCGAGCTCGATGTCGTGATAAAGGGTCACGGCCCACTGCCAGCCCTCGTATCCTTTTCGATGGCAGACGAAACGAAAATCAGTGACATTGTCGCCCAAATCAATGCTTTGCGCGAAATCCCCAACCTCTTCCGGTTCATCGGCCACAGCAAGCACTACCGATTTTGCCAAGGCACGGGGATCAAGCTTTGCTTCTTCGTCAGAACGCTCGCTTGTTTCGCCAGTCGTATCCGCCGTCGTTTCTGCCATACTGTCTTCCGCCATTTCGCTTTCCGTTTTCTTTTCAGTCCTCAACATCGAAGTCATCGGCAACAGCCCGCAGCAACGTTGCCAGCTTGCGGCTTTCACCAGGATTCGGATAACGATGGTGTCTCAATGAGTTGCCGGCCTGATCAAGCAATTTGATCAAATCCTCGACAATAGCCGCCATATCATCGGGCTTGGGCCTGGTGGCACGCACCACCGAAGGCACGGGTCCCAAAACATGCAAATCCATAGCCTGTGGCCCTTTGCGTCCGTCGACGAGCGAGAACTCGACTTTGGCTCCCTTGCGCAAGGTCGACGTACCTGCAGGCAATGCGGCCGCAGGCAAGAACACATCGTTGCCTTCCTCGTCGGTGATAAAACCGTAACCCCTCTTAGAATCGAACCAACGTACTTTCCCGCTGGGCATGACACACCTCGTTCATCCTGAAATTTCTACGGAACAGTTCTGCTATCCCGTTTTTCTGTCTGTTACTAGTCTATCGTAACGGCTACGCAAACCGCGAAACTATCAGTTCGACTTGTTCTTATCGCGACGTGCCCACTTACCTTGGTGGTTTCCCTGCCGGTTCTGTTTCGACTGCCTACCCTGTTTTGTCGGCTTGTCAGTTTTGTCGTTTTTCTTGTCTTTTGATTCGGTTGAAGCAGAA
The window above is part of the Bifidobacterium sp. ESL0732 genome. Proteins encoded here:
- a CDS encoding cold-shock protein, with translation MPSGKVRWFDSKRGYGFITDEEGNDVFLPAAALPAGTSTLRKGAKVEFSLVDGRKGPQAMDLHVLGPVPSVVRATRPKPDDMAAIVEDLIKLLDQAGNSLRHHRYPNPGESRKLATLLRAVADDFDVED